In Felis catus isolate Fca126 chromosome A3, F.catus_Fca126_mat1.0, whole genome shotgun sequence, a single genomic region encodes these proteins:
- the LOC105260261 gene encoding ral guanine nucleotide dissociation stimulator-like — protein sequence MACFPAHLPRVILENKMFCCCIPIFRICGLKKAQSEKPLCHCRHQLSPHLRSCWSFGRRCSQSFIQDIFEELVHGFNYCSALDKCQVQKDTKNQRCSEESTLSLDEACTMLKLKEGTMENCLQSLLQSPFQDRNTSNITSIFCIYQVFPMAQLVLGQQFKSTLSPILSTWPDQKLQNTWQSLNFTSFKVKTAYVDMKLHDWDLKNHTALILVHQETLEPTEAESDVPAPGLLPVAEPEKESTMELETAPVMFQPSSQVSEPASPPSAVPELEQVLTSSSAYVPGPQLQSAQSSALLRILTTALKIETEPTPAPEPSCHWHVTPKNQLNEEKPSLMDFPPKLVAEQLTYIDAELFKKVRPHQCLGSIWSKQNKPGNEHLAPTVCATVTQFNSVVNCVITTCLGNPRMIAQDRAMVVEHWIKVAKACQIMRNYSSLHAILSALQSASIYRLKKTWEKVSRKSFQKFKKLCTEDNPQRRELLLKERPSKWATLMMSLQRAQKRLQKKEWQQPLKLDVLKCNNFQDYYLPQDSGCFLHFKGKGTGNRHGQCCSSAPPRLDHTYCLPQLCPTQ from the exons ATGGCCTGCTTTCCAGCTCACTTGCCCAGAGTCATTCTAGAGAACAAAATGTTCTGTTGCTGTATCCCCATTTTCAGGATATGTGGGCTTAAGAAAGCCCAGAGTGAGAAACCTTTATGTCACTGTAGACATCAGCTCAGCCCTCATCTCCGAAGCTGTTGGTCATTTGGCAGGAGGTGCTCACAG AGCTTCATCCAGGATATCTTTGAGGAGCTGGTCCATGGCTTCAACTACTGCAGCGCCCTAGATAAGTGTCAGGTGCAGAAGGATACCAAGAATCAGCGCTGCTCTGAG GAATCAACCCTGTCCCTGGATGAGGCCTGTACAATGCTGAAGCTCAAGGAAGGCACAATGGAAAATTGTTTACAGTCCCTGCTACAATCACCTTTCCAGGATAGAAACACCTCAAACATCACATCCATTTTCTGCATATACCAGGTGTTCCCCATGGCCCAATTAGTCCTGGGACAGCAGTTCAAAAG CACCCTCTCTCCCATCTTGAGTACATGGCCTGACCAGAAATTGCAGAATACCTGGCAGTCTCTGAATTTTACCAGTTTCAAAGTAAAGACAGCCTATGTGGATATGAAGCTGCATGACTGGGACCTGAAGAACCACACCGCCCTTATCCTGGTGCATCAGGAAACTCTGGAGCCCACTGAGGCAGAGTCAGATG TGCCAGCCCCAGGGCTCCTTCCAGTTGCAGAGCCAGAAAAGGAGTCTACTATGGAACTAGAGACAGCACCAGTTATGTTTCAACCATCATCTCAAGTGTCAGAGCCAGCATCACCTCCATCAGCTGTTCCAGAACTGGAACAAGTGTTAACATCTTCTTCAGCATATGTGCCAGGTCCACAGCTGCAATCAGCTCAATCATCAGCTTTACTTAGAATTTTAACTACAGCTCTAAAAATAGAGACAGAGCCAACTCCAGCGCCAGAGCCTTCCTGCCACTGGCATGTAACCCCAAAGAACCAGCTGAATGAGGAGAAGCCCAGCCTCATGGACTTCCCTCCCAAGCTGGTGGCAGAGCAGCTAACGTACATAGATGCG GAGCTGTTCAAGAAGGTGCGGCCTCATCAGTGCCTGGGCTCCATCTGGTCCAAGCAGAATAAGCCTGGTAATGAGCACCTGGCACCCACAGTCTGTGCTACCGTCACCCAATTTAACAGTGTGGTCAACTGTGTCATCACCACCTGCCTTGGAAACCCAAGAATGATAGCCCAGGACAGGGCCATGGTGGTGGAGCACTGGATAAAGGTGGCCAAG gcCTGTCAAATCATGCGGAACTACTCTTCACTGCATGCCATCCTCTCTGCTCTGCAGAGTGCTTCAATTTACCGTCTGAAGAAGACATGGGAGAAAGTTTCCAG GAAGagctttcaaaaatttaaaaagctgtgcACTGAAGATAACCCACAGAGAAGGGAACTGCTCCTGAAG GAGCGGCCATCTAAATGGGCCACCCTGATGATGAGCCTCCAGAGAGCCCAGAAAAGGCTGCAGAAGAAG GAATGGCAGCAACCATTGAAATTGGATGTCCTTAAGTGTAACAATTTCCAGGACTACTACCTGCCCCAGGACAGTGGCTGCTTTCTACACTTTAAAGGAAAAG GGACAGGGAATAGACACGGACAGTGTTGTTCCTCAGCTCCACCAAGACTTGACCATACCTACTGTCTCCCCCAGCTATGTCCCACCCAGTAA